One genomic region from Streptomyces sp. NBC_01304 encodes:
- a CDS encoding HipA family kinase, producing the protein MLTEVTATRYVTPLREGGSLPGLVEASDLGTYVMKFTGAGQGRKTLVAEVICGQLGRRLGLRVPELVQIQLDPVIGLSEPDEEVQELLKASGGLNLGMDYLPGSIGFDPLAYEVAAGEAGQVVWFDALINNVDRSWRNPNMLVWHGEPWLIDHGASMIWHHNWKTAGASAAKPYDASDHVLARFAPDVAAAHDALAPQVTEELLASVAADVPDEWLVDEPGFEHPDELRRAYVDVLHARVQGLVERISLAPLTERKPQKAPGWLTDHLPAWPHPTKNDRTHSEDGQ; encoded by the coding sequence ATGCTCACGGAAGTAACTGCTACCCGCTATGTCACACCCCTGCGAGAGGGTGGATCTTTGCCCGGTTTGGTCGAGGCGTCCGACTTGGGCACGTACGTCATGAAGTTCACCGGAGCCGGACAGGGCCGCAAGACCCTGGTCGCCGAGGTCATCTGCGGGCAGCTCGGGCGCCGGCTCGGTCTGCGCGTTCCCGAACTCGTGCAGATCCAGCTGGACCCCGTGATCGGGCTCTCGGAGCCCGACGAGGAGGTGCAGGAACTGCTCAAGGCGAGCGGCGGGCTGAACCTCGGGATGGACTACCTGCCGGGGTCGATCGGCTTCGACCCCCTCGCCTACGAGGTGGCGGCGGGTGAGGCCGGGCAGGTCGTGTGGTTCGACGCGCTGATCAACAACGTCGACCGGTCCTGGCGAAACCCCAACATGCTGGTCTGGCACGGCGAGCCCTGGCTCATCGACCACGGCGCCAGCATGATCTGGCACCACAACTGGAAGACGGCCGGGGCCTCGGCGGCCAAGCCCTACGACGCCTCCGACCACGTGCTCGCGCGGTTCGCCCCGGACGTCGCAGCCGCCCACGACGCGCTCGCGCCCCAGGTCACCGAGGAACTGCTCGCCTCGGTCGCCGCCGACGTGCCCGACGAGTGGCTGGTCGACGAGCCCGGCTTCGAGCACCCCGACGAGCTGCGCCGCGCGTACGTCGATGTGCTGCACGCGCGCGTGCAGGGTCTCGTCGAGCGGATCAGCCTGGCGCCCCTTACCGAGCGCAAGCCGCAGAAGGCGCCCGGCTGGCTCACCGACCACCTCCCCGCCTGGCCGCACCCCACCAAGAACGACCGCACGCACAGCGAGGACGGCCAGTGA
- a CDS encoding DUF3037 domain-containing protein: MTERDVFEYAVLRVVPRVERGEMFNAGVLVYCRNKTFVAARTHLDEGKLRALDPDADVVGVRAALRAVEGVCHGGEAAGQAARDDAGRRFRWLIAPRSTVVQPGPVHTGLTLDPEAEVERLLDLLVR, from the coding sequence GTGACTGAGCGCGACGTCTTCGAGTACGCGGTGCTGCGCGTCGTCCCGCGCGTGGAGCGCGGGGAAATGTTCAACGCCGGCGTGCTGGTCTACTGCCGCAACAAGACCTTCGTGGCCGCCCGTACGCACCTGGACGAGGGCAAGCTCCGCGCCCTGGACCCGGACGCGGACGTCGTGGGCGTACGCGCCGCGCTGCGGGCCGTCGAGGGCGTCTGCCACGGCGGCGAGGCGGCCGGGCAGGCGGCCCGGGACGACGCCGGGCGGCGCTTCAGATGGCTGATCGCACCCCGCTCGACCGTGGTCCAGCCCGGCCCGGTGCACACCGGGCTCACCCTGGATCCGGAGGCCGAGGTCGAGCGGCTGCTCGACCTGCTTGTGCGCTGA
- the fabG gene encoding 3-oxoacyl-ACP reductase FabG, with translation MSTTEQRVAVVTGAARGIGAATAVRLAAEGRAVAVIDLDEAACKDTVETITAAGGKALAVGCDVSDEAQVEAAVARIAAELGAPTILVNNAGVLRDNLLFKMSALDWDTVMNVHLRGAFLMSKACQKHMVDAGFGRIVNLSSSSALGNRGQVNYAAAKAGLQGFTKTLAKELGKFGVTANSVAPGFIVTEMTKATAERVGMGFEDFQVAAASQIPVQRVGRPEDIANAIAFFTGDAAGFVSGQVMYVAGGPLN, from the coding sequence ATGTCCACCACCGAGCAGCGGGTAGCCGTCGTGACGGGCGCCGCACGAGGCATCGGCGCCGCGACCGCCGTACGCCTGGCCGCCGAGGGCCGCGCCGTGGCCGTCATCGACCTCGACGAGGCCGCCTGCAAGGACACCGTCGAGACCATCACCGCGGCCGGCGGCAAGGCCCTCGCGGTGGGTTGCGACGTGTCCGACGAGGCGCAGGTCGAGGCGGCCGTCGCGCGCATCGCCGCCGAGCTCGGCGCGCCCACGATCCTCGTCAACAATGCGGGCGTGCTCCGCGACAACCTGCTGTTCAAGATGAGCGCCCTGGACTGGGACACGGTCATGAACGTGCACCTGCGCGGCGCCTTCCTGATGTCCAAGGCCTGCCAGAAGCACATGGTCGACGCGGGCTTCGGCCGCATCGTCAACCTCTCCTCGTCCTCCGCGCTCGGCAACCGCGGCCAGGTCAACTACGCCGCCGCCAAGGCCGGTCTGCAGGGCTTCACCAAGACCCTCGCCAAGGAGCTCGGCAAGTTCGGCGTCACCGCCAACTCGGTCGCCCCCGGCTTCATCGTCACCGAGATGACCAAGGCCACCGCCGAACGCGTCGGCATGGGCTTCGAGGACTTCCAGGTCGCGGCCGCCTCCCAGATCCCGGTGCAGCGCGTCGGCCGGCCGGAGGACATCGCCAACGCCATCGCCTTCTTCACCGGCGACGCGGCGGGCTTCGTCTCCGGGCAGGTCATGTACGTCGCCGGCGGCCCGCTCAACTGA
- a CDS encoding SDR family oxidoreductase, giving the protein MTVQDSGKAALVTGASRGIGYGIAEALVARGDRVCITGRNEDALKEAVEKLGADRVIGVAGKAHDEAHQAVAVERAMEAFGRVDFLVNNAGTNPVFGPMADLDLNVARKVYETNVISALGFAQQTWRAWQSENGGAIVNIASVAGVSPSPFIGAYGMSKAAMINLTVQLAHEFAPKVRVNSIAPAVVKTKFAAALYEGREEEAAAAYPLGRLGVPEDIGGAAAFLTSAQSDWITGQTLVVDGGIFLNAGVG; this is encoded by the coding sequence ATGACGGTGCAGGACAGCGGGAAGGCCGCGCTCGTCACGGGCGCGAGCCGCGGCATCGGATACGGCATCGCCGAGGCCCTGGTGGCCCGCGGCGACCGGGTGTGCATCACCGGCCGCAACGAGGACGCGCTCAAGGAGGCCGTCGAGAAGCTCGGCGCCGACCGGGTCATCGGCGTGGCCGGCAAGGCGCACGACGAGGCACACCAGGCCGTCGCCGTGGAGCGCGCGATGGAGGCCTTCGGACGGGTCGACTTCCTGGTCAACAACGCCGGTACGAACCCGGTGTTCGGGCCGATGGCCGACCTCGACCTCAATGTGGCGCGCAAGGTGTACGAGACCAATGTGATCTCGGCGCTCGGCTTCGCCCAGCAGACCTGGCGGGCCTGGCAGTCCGAGAACGGCGGCGCGATCGTCAACATCGCCTCGGTCGCGGGCGTCTCGCCCTCGCCGTTCATCGGCGCCTACGGCATGAGCAAGGCGGCGATGATCAACCTCACCGTGCAGCTCGCCCACGAGTTCGCGCCGAAGGTGCGGGTCAACTCCATCGCGCCCGCGGTCGTCAAGACCAAGTTCGCGGCTGCGCTGTACGAGGGCCGCGAGGAGGAGGCGGCAGCGGCGTACCCGCTGGGCCGGCTCGGCGTGCCGGAGGACATCGGGGGCGCGGCCGCGTTCCTGACCTCCGCGCAGTCCGACTGGATCACGGGGCAGACGCTCGTCGTGGACGGCGGCATCTTCCTGAACGCGGGCGTCGGCTGA
- a CDS encoding ABC transporter substrate-binding protein: MFNRTRCLRAAAALASVSLLAGCGLLPSGGADGEDVIVVGTTSAPSTLDPAGAWDGSWELYRNVFQTLMSFPTGSTMPEPEAAESCRFEDNTNKTYTCKIRDGLTFSDGDALDAKAVKHTFDRTKKIANAPDAPPGLPGTMISNLENVEVKGDREVTFHLTKADATFPFVLATPAMSIVDPAEYPADKLRTGTELTGSGPYALDDYKVSDDKDARPLEAVLVKNENYKGPADRKNSAVTIRYFQDSAGMVDALKAKQIDVTFRGLGAQDIVDLRTHDPEAGLQLVEGAGMEIRYLVFNPEDTWTKNPAVRKAVAQVVDRGAIAHNVYKDTVEPLYSMVPAGVASHTTGFFDTFGKPNAAKAKKILTEAGINQKVPLTLWYTTDRYGSVTRPEFEEIKRQLEKSKLFDITLKSRSTWKVYQGEYAKGEYPVFGRGWFPDFPDPDNFIAPFVGEHNVLGTPYNLPKIVNELLPQSRQEAKRANVIPAFRQAQEILVKDARLLPLWQGKQYVAASEEIAGGERALDPSTIMMMWELQRKTSW, from the coding sequence GTGTTCAACCGGACCCGATGTCTGCGGGCCGCTGCGGCACTTGCGTCCGTATCCCTCCTTGCTGGATGCGGACTGCTGCCCTCCGGTGGGGCCGACGGCGAGGACGTCATCGTCGTCGGGACCACCAGTGCGCCGAGCACGCTCGACCCCGCCGGGGCCTGGGACGGCTCCTGGGAGCTGTACCGGAACGTCTTCCAGACCCTGATGAGCTTCCCGACCGGCAGCACCATGCCGGAGCCCGAGGCGGCGGAGAGCTGCCGGTTCGAGGACAACACCAACAAGACGTACACGTGCAAGATCCGTGACGGTCTGACCTTCTCGGACGGCGACGCGCTCGACGCCAAGGCCGTCAAGCACACCTTCGACCGGACCAAGAAGATCGCCAATGCTCCGGACGCGCCTCCCGGCCTGCCGGGGACGATGATCTCCAACCTCGAGAACGTCGAGGTGAAGGGCGACCGTGAGGTGACCTTCCACCTCACGAAGGCGGACGCGACCTTCCCGTTCGTGCTCGCGACACCCGCCATGTCGATCGTCGATCCGGCCGAGTACCCGGCCGACAAGCTGCGTACGGGCACGGAGCTCACCGGTTCCGGGCCTTACGCCCTCGACGACTACAAGGTGTCCGACGACAAGGACGCCCGCCCGCTCGAGGCCGTGCTCGTCAAGAACGAGAACTACAAGGGGCCCGCCGACCGCAAGAACAGCGCCGTCACGATCCGCTACTTCCAGGACTCGGCCGGCATGGTCGACGCCCTGAAGGCGAAGCAGATCGATGTGACGTTCCGTGGTCTCGGCGCCCAGGACATCGTCGATCTCAGGACCCACGACCCCGAGGCCGGGCTGCAACTGGTCGAGGGCGCGGGCATGGAGATCCGGTATCTCGTGTTCAACCCCGAGGACACCTGGACGAAGAACCCGGCCGTCCGCAAGGCCGTCGCGCAGGTCGTCGACCGCGGGGCGATCGCGCACAACGTCTACAAGGACACCGTCGAGCCGCTGTACTCGATGGTCCCGGCGGGCGTCGCCAGCCACACCACCGGCTTCTTCGACACCTTCGGCAAGCCGAACGCGGCCAAGGCCAAGAAGATCCTTACTGAGGCGGGCATCAACCAGAAGGTGCCGCTGACGCTCTGGTACACGACCGACCGGTACGGCTCGGTCACGCGCCCGGAGTTCGAGGAGATCAAGCGCCAGCTCGAGAAGTCCAAGCTCTTCGACATCACGCTGAAGAGCCGCTCCACGTGGAAGGTGTACCAGGGCGAGTACGCCAAGGGCGAGTACCCGGTGTTCGGCCGTGGCTGGTTCCCCGACTTCCCGGACCCGGACAACTTCATCGCGCCCTTCGTCGGCGAGCACAACGTGCTCGGCACGCCGTACAACCTCCCGAAGATCGTCAACGAGCTGCTGCCCCAGTCCAGGCAGGAGGCCAAGCGGGCCAACGTCATCCCGGCGTTCAGGCAGGCCCAGGAGATCCTCGTGAAGGACGCGCGGCTGCTGCCGCTGTGGCAGGGCAAGCAGTACGTGGCGGCCAGCGAGGAGATCGCGGGCGGTGAGCGGGCCCTCGACCCGTCGACGATCATGATGATGTGGGAGCTGCAACGGAAGACCAGCTGGTAG
- a CDS encoding uracil-DNA glycosylase, whose translation MTDPTYSALIPESWREVLGEELDKPYFKELTEFVEQERANGPVFPPREEVFAALDATPFDQVKVLVLGQDPYHGEGQGHGLCFSVQPGVKTPPSLRNIYKEMQAELGTPIPDNGYLMPWARQGVLLLNAVLTVRSGEANSHKGKGWEKFTDAVIRAVAERPDPAVFVLWGNYAQKKLPLIDAERHAVVKGAHPSPLSAKKWFGSQPFTQINEAVAAQGHLAIDWRIPNLAETDA comes from the coding sequence GTGACGGACCCGACCTACTCAGCGCTGATCCCCGAGTCCTGGCGCGAGGTGCTCGGCGAGGAACTGGACAAGCCCTACTTCAAGGAGCTCACCGAGTTCGTCGAGCAGGAGCGCGCGAACGGGCCCGTCTTCCCGCCCCGCGAAGAGGTCTTCGCCGCGCTCGACGCCACGCCGTTCGACCAGGTGAAGGTGCTGGTCCTCGGGCAGGACCCGTACCACGGCGAGGGCCAGGGACACGGTCTGTGCTTCTCCGTGCAGCCGGGCGTGAAGACCCCGCCGTCGCTGCGGAACATCTACAAGGAGATGCAGGCCGAGCTCGGTACCCCGATCCCGGACAACGGCTATCTGATGCCCTGGGCCCGGCAGGGCGTCCTGCTGCTCAACGCGGTGCTCACGGTCCGCTCCGGCGAGGCCAACTCGCACAAGGGCAAGGGCTGGGAGAAGTTCACGGACGCGGTGATCCGCGCGGTGGCCGAGCGCCCGGACCCGGCGGTGTTCGTGCTGTGGGGCAACTACGCGCAGAAGAAGCTCCCGCTGATCGACGCCGAGCGGCACGCGGTGGTGAAGGGCGCGCACCCCTCGCCGCTGTCCGCGAAGAAGTGGTTCGGCTCGCAGCCCTTCACCCAGATCAATGAGGCGGTCGCCGCGCAAGGGCACCTGGCGATCGACTGGCGGATCCCGAATCTGGCCGAGACCGACGCCTAG
- a CDS encoding TetR/AcrR family transcriptional regulator encodes MAVRISGAARAELIADTALALLTERGMRGLTHRAVDELAELPQGSTSNHARTRLALLEAAVRRQAEREARVLTPQEMPDPAGGLESLAEGLAVALHRSVAEERDLVVSRYELALEATRRPELRAYYDRAGAQFREPLTALLRAAGSKDPERHTLSLVAWCDGLMFSCAAGSFHATTPTVEELRLGLLELLRGMLGD; translated from the coding sequence ATGGCCGTACGCATCTCCGGCGCCGCCCGCGCCGAACTCATCGCCGACACCGCCCTGGCACTGCTCACCGAGCGCGGCATGCGAGGGCTGACGCACCGGGCCGTCGACGAGCTCGCCGAGCTGCCCCAGGGGTCCACGTCGAACCACGCGCGCACCCGGCTCGCCCTCCTGGAGGCGGCGGTGCGCCGCCAGGCGGAGCGGGAGGCGCGGGTCCTCACCCCGCAGGAGATGCCCGACCCGGCGGGCGGCCTGGAGTCGCTGGCCGAGGGGCTCGCGGTGGCGCTGCACCGGTCCGTGGCCGAGGAGCGGGACCTGGTGGTCTCGCGCTATGAACTGGCCCTGGAGGCGACGCGCAGGCCGGAGTTGCGGGCCTATTACGACCGGGCCGGCGCCCAGTTCCGGGAGCCGCTGACCGCGCTGCTGCGGGCGGCGGGCTCGAAGGACCCCGAGCGGCACACGCTGTCCCTCGTGGCCTGGTGCGACGGCCTGATGTTCTCGTGCGCGGCGGGCTCGTTCCACGCGACGACGCCGACCGTGGAGGAGCTGCGGCTGGGGCTCTTGGAGTTGTTGCGGGGGATGCTGGGGGACTAG
- a CDS encoding FAD-dependent monooxygenase, which yields MSHAIVIGGGIGGLTAAVALHQQGWSVTVLERAASLEPVGAGIGLAPNSQRALDVIGLGDRVRDLAGWAGDGGMRTARGRWLARTSTAAIQARFGGSLIAVHRAELVDILTSALPAGCLRTSAAARLVDPGGADRRAVVSTGGEELEADLVIGADGINSGVRKVLFPDHPGPVYSGFTAWRIVLDAPDLSFEPHESWGRGRIWGTHPLKGGRIYAYAAAVTPEGGRAHDDERAELARLYAGWHDPIPAIIEAADPAKILRNDVRHMAEPLPAYHHGRTALLGDAAHAMPPTLGQGGNQAIEDAVVLAHHARSAADLDLATYTEERLPRTGAIVKQAVRTAKLEMLDNAALGAVRNAFIASVSRLGPNFMIKSMESVIDWRPPQATYAATTGQTGQVGSGRQA from the coding sequence ATGTCACACGCAATCGTCATCGGCGGCGGAATCGGCGGCCTCACCGCGGCCGTGGCACTTCACCAGCAGGGCTGGAGCGTCACCGTCCTGGAGCGCGCCGCCTCCCTCGAACCGGTCGGCGCCGGCATCGGCCTCGCCCCCAACTCCCAGCGCGCACTGGACGTCATAGGCCTCGGCGACCGGGTCAGGGACCTCGCCGGCTGGGCCGGCGACGGCGGAATGCGCACCGCGCGCGGTCGCTGGCTGGCCCGCACCAGCACCGCGGCGATCCAGGCGAGGTTCGGCGGTTCACTCATCGCGGTCCACCGGGCCGAACTCGTCGACATCCTCACCTCCGCCCTCCCGGCCGGCTGCCTGCGCACCTCCGCCGCGGCCCGTCTCGTGGACCCGGGCGGCGCCGACCGCCGAGCCGTCGTCAGCACCGGTGGCGAAGAGCTCGAGGCCGACCTCGTGATCGGCGCCGACGGCATCAACTCGGGCGTGCGCAAAGTGCTCTTCCCCGACCACCCGGGGCCCGTCTACTCCGGCTTCACCGCCTGGCGCATCGTGCTCGACGCCCCCGATCTCTCCTTCGAGCCGCACGAGAGCTGGGGCCGCGGCCGCATCTGGGGCACGCACCCGCTCAAGGGCGGCCGTATCTACGCGTACGCCGCCGCCGTCACCCCCGAGGGCGGCCGTGCCCACGACGACGAGCGGGCCGAGCTCGCTCGCCTCTACGCCGGCTGGCACGACCCGATCCCGGCGATCATCGAGGCCGCCGACCCGGCGAAGATCCTGCGCAACGACGTCCGGCACATGGCAGAGCCGCTGCCCGCCTACCACCACGGCCGCACCGCCCTGCTCGGCGACGCCGCGCACGCCATGCCGCCGACCCTCGGCCAGGGCGGCAACCAGGCCATCGAGGACGCCGTCGTCCTCGCCCATCACGCCCGCTCGGCCGCGGACCTCGACCTGGCGACGTACACGGAGGAACGCCTCCCGCGCACCGGCGCGATCGTCAAACAGGCCGTACGCACCGCCAAGTTGGAGATGCTGGACAACGCCGCGCTCGGCGCCGTCCGCAACGCCTTCATCGCCTCCGTCTCCCGTCTCGGTCCGAATTTCATGATCAAGTCGATGGAATCCGTCATCGACTGGCGGCCCCCGCAGGCCACGTATGCTGCAACGACAGGACAGACAGGACAGGTGGGGTCCGGCCGCCAGGCGTGA
- a CDS encoding Gfo/Idh/MocA family protein has protein sequence MKIGCIGLGDIAQKAYLPVLTTIPGVELHLQTRTPATLAQVAATHHIPEAQCHTDLDALLAQGLDAAFVHAPTAVHPEIVTRLVEAGVATYVDKPIAYELADAERLVELAEERNVSLAVGFNRRFAPGYAQCVEHPRELIVLQKNRVGLPEDPRSLILDDFIHVVDTLRFLAPGPIDDIGVRARIKDGLMHHVVLQLGGDGFTALGIMNRLSGSTEEILEVSGQDTKREVRNLAEIVDHKGQPSVRRRGDWVSVARQRGIEQVVHAFLDAVRAGKVLSARDALATHELCERVLERALESAGQGA, from the coding sequence GTGAAGATCGGCTGTATCGGGCTCGGCGACATCGCACAGAAGGCCTATCTGCCGGTCCTCACCACGATCCCGGGCGTCGAGCTGCATCTGCAGACCCGCACCCCGGCCACCCTCGCCCAGGTCGCGGCCACGCATCACATCCCCGAAGCGCAGTGCCACACCGATCTCGACGCGCTGCTCGCCCAGGGCCTCGACGCCGCGTTCGTGCACGCGCCGACCGCCGTCCATCCGGAGATCGTCACGCGGCTGGTCGAGGCCGGTGTGGCGACGTACGTGGACAAGCCGATCGCGTACGAACTCGCCGACGCCGAGCGCCTCGTGGAGCTCGCCGAGGAACGGAACGTCAGCCTCGCCGTCGGCTTCAACCGGCGGTTCGCGCCCGGCTACGCGCAGTGCGTCGAGCACCCGCGCGAGCTGATCGTGCTGCAGAAGAACCGGGTCGGGCTGCCTGAGGACCCGCGCTCGCTGATCCTGGACGACTTCATCCACGTGGTCGACACCCTGCGCTTCCTGGCGCCGGGGCCGATCGACGACATCGGGGTGCGGGCGCGGATCAAGGACGGCCTGATGCACCACGTCGTGCTGCAGCTGGGCGGGGACGGATTCACCGCGCTCGGCATCATGAACCGGCTCTCCGGCTCCACCGAGGAGATCCTCGAGGTGTCCGGGCAGGACACCAAGCGCGAGGTCCGCAACCTCGCCGAGATCGTCGACCACAAGGGCCAGCCGAGCGTGCGCCGCCGCGGTGACTGGGTCTCGGTGGCCAGGCAGCGCGGCATCGAGCAGGTGGTGCACGCCTTCCTCGACGCCGTACGCGCGGGCAAGGTGCTCAGCGCCCGGGACGCGCTGGCGACCCATGAGCTGTGCGAGCGGGTCCTTGAGCGAGCTCTGGAGAGCGCCGGGCAGGGCGCCTGA
- the lnt gene encoding apolipoprotein N-acyltransferase: MGPTEDDGAEGAGKRSRAGARLASPWWRGTAALLAGALPALAFPEPSWWWFAYVALVPWLLLARSAPTGRRAALDGWLGGLGFMLAAHHWLLPSLHVFTVVIAALLGLLWAPWGWLVRHQLGEPSRAGAAAALLVIPAAWLMVELVRSWEGLGGPWGLLGSSQWQVTPALRAASIGGVWLVSLLIVAVNTGLAVLIAIPSARVPAAAGVVATAVVTGAIWIWAPTPHREGRARIAVVQPGVVDGIGGADRRFALQEALTRTLAGRHPDLVVWGESSVGDDLAERPELARRLARLSRDVGAEILVNVDARRSDRPGIYKSSVLIGPDGPTGDRYDKMRLVPFGEYIPARALLGWATSVGKAAGEDRVRGTRPVVMPVAGGLKIGPLVCFESAFPDMSRHLTREGAHLLLAQSSTSTFQGSWAPEQHASLAAIRAAENGRPMVHATLTGESAVFGPGGERIGEPLRTDESAAAVYDVPLATGLTPFARLGAWPVYGALAVLAVLCAVEGLRALRRPARRSPELAQGPARTAHGSPARPGR; this comes from the coding sequence ATGGGCCCAACCGAAGACGACGGGGCCGAAGGGGCCGGCAAGCGGAGCCGGGCCGGGGCGCGGCTCGCCTCCCCCTGGTGGCGCGGCACGGCCGCCCTGCTCGCCGGGGCGCTGCCCGCCCTGGCCTTCCCCGAGCCGTCCTGGTGGTGGTTCGCGTACGTGGCCCTCGTGCCCTGGCTGCTGCTCGCCAGGTCGGCCCCCACCGGGCGCCGCGCGGCCCTCGACGGCTGGCTCGGCGGCCTCGGGTTCATGCTCGCGGCGCACCACTGGCTGCTGCCGAGCCTGCACGTCTTCACCGTCGTGATCGCCGCGCTGCTCGGTCTGCTCTGGGCGCCCTGGGGCTGGCTGGTCCGGCATCAGCTCGGGGAGCCGTCACGGGCCGGTGCCGCGGCCGCCCTGCTGGTGATCCCCGCCGCCTGGCTGATGGTCGAACTGGTCCGTTCCTGGGAGGGGTTGGGCGGCCCCTGGGGGCTGCTCGGATCGAGTCAGTGGCAGGTCACGCCCGCCCTGCGGGCCGCGTCGATCGGTGGTGTCTGGCTGGTCAGCCTGCTGATCGTGGCGGTGAACACGGGCCTCGCCGTACTGATCGCGATCCCTTCGGCCCGGGTCCCCGCGGCCGCCGGGGTCGTCGCCACGGCCGTCGTCACCGGGGCGATCTGGATCTGGGCCCCGACCCCGCACCGTGAGGGCCGGGCCCGTATCGCCGTCGTGCAGCCCGGCGTCGTGGACGGCATCGGCGGCGCTGACCGGCGCTTCGCCCTGCAGGAGGCGCTGACCCGCACCCTGGCCGGCCGGCACCCGGACCTCGTGGTGTGGGGCGAGTCCAGCGTCGGCGACGACCTGGCCGAGCGGCCCGAGCTCGCGCGGCGCCTGGCCCGGCTGTCCCGGGACGTGGGCGCCGAGATCCTGGTGAACGTGGACGCACGCCGCTCCGACCGGCCCGGCATCTACAAGTCGTCGGTCCTGATCGGCCCGGACGGACCGACCGGCGACCGCTACGACAAGATGCGTCTGGTCCCCTTCGGCGAGTACATTCCGGCCCGCGCCCTGCTCGGCTGGGCCACGTCCGTGGGCAAGGCGGCGGGCGAGGACCGCGTGCGCGGCACCCGGCCGGTGGTGATGCCGGTCGCGGGCGGCCTGAAGATCGGCCCGCTGGTCTGCTTCGAGTCGGCGTTCCCCGACATGAGCCGCCATCTCACCCGCGAGGGCGCCCACTTGCTGCTCGCCCAGTCCTCGACCTCGACGTTCCAGGGCAGTTGGGCCCCCGAGCAGCACGCGTCCCTCGCCGCGATCCGGGCCGCCGAGAACGGCCGCCCGATGGTGCACGCCACCCTCACCGGCGAATCCGCGGTCTTCGGGCCCGGTGGGGAACGCATCGGCGAACCCCTGCGCACCGACGAGAGCGCGGCCGCGGTCTACGACGTCCCGCTCGCCACCGGTCTGACGCCCTTCGCCCGGCTCGGCGCCTGGCCGGTGTACGGGGCGCTCGCCGTCCTCGCCGTGCTGTGCGCGGTCGAGGGCCTGCGCGCGCTCAGGCGCCCTGCCCGGCGCTCTCCAGAGCTCGCTCAAGGACCCGCTCGCACAGCTCATGGGTCGCCAGCGCGTCCCGGGCGCTGA
- a CDS encoding nuclear transport factor 2 family protein produces the protein MTQRVDLATVMDQLAIDALITDYAGAVDDSDWTAYQALFSPDGRADYSSAGGIEGGAREVADWLAETLQMFPMRQHLIVNRKIRFEIVDGNVGDTAQVRADYYNPMRMDPQGADPDFECGGRYTFSVLRTRVGWRVTRVVVQEKWRRMSGQLAGG, from the coding sequence ATGACACAGCGCGTGGACCTTGCGACCGTGATGGACCAGCTGGCCATCGACGCTTTGATCACCGACTACGCGGGCGCCGTGGACGACAGTGACTGGACCGCCTACCAGGCCCTGTTCAGCCCGGACGGCCGCGCCGACTACAGCTCGGCCGGCGGCATCGAGGGCGGCGCCCGCGAGGTCGCCGACTGGCTCGCCGAGACCTTGCAGATGTTCCCGATGCGCCAGCACCTGATAGTGAACCGGAAGATCCGCTTCGAGATCGTCGACGGGAACGTCGGGGACACCGCCCAGGTCCGCGCCGACTACTACAACCCCATGCGCATGGACCCCCAGGGCGCCGACCCCGACTTCGAGTGCGGCGGCAGGTACACCTTCTCCGTCCTGCGCACCCGGGTCGGCTGGCGGGTCACCCGGGTCGTGGTCCAGGAGAAGTGGCGCCGCATGAGCGGCCAGCTCGCCGGGGGCTGA